A section of the Bacillus sp. HSf4 genome encodes:
- a CDS encoding glycosyl hydrolase family 18 protein, which produces MILSLSFFNGESAKASSDKNYKIIGYYPSWGAYGRDFQVWDMDVSKVSHINYAFADICWEGRHGNPDPTGPNPQTWSCQDESGVIDVPNGSIVMGDPWIDAQKSNPGDAWDEPIRGNFKQLLKLKKSHPHLKTFISVGGWTWSNRFSDVAADPRARENFAASAVDFLRKYGFDGVDLDWEYPVSGGLPGNSTRPEDKRNYTLLLQDVREKLDAAEAKDGKEYLLTIASGASPEYVSNTELDKIAETVDWINIMTYDFNGGWQGISAHNAPLFYDPKAKEAGVPNAESYNIENTVKRYKEAGVKADKLVLGTPFYGRGWSGCESQDNGEYQKCGPAKEGTWEKGVFDFSDLEKNYINKNGYKRYWNDRAKVPFLYNAENGNFITYDDEESYGYKTDFIQANGLSGAMFWDFSGDSNQTLLNKLAADLDFVPDGGNPEPPTSAPKNVHVTEKTATSISLAWEAPNAGADMTEYVVTYGNKSVSVKETMVTISDLKPNTTYSFTVSAKDADGKLHTGPTIEASTSSDQSCAYNEWKDTAVYTGGDRVVFNGKVYEAQWWTKGDQPDQTGEWGVWRLVGDCK; this is translated from the coding sequence ATGATTCTAAGTCTGTCGTTTTTTAATGGGGAAAGTGCGAAAGCAAGCTCTGACAAAAACTATAAAATCATTGGCTATTATCCATCCTGGGGTGCGTATGGAAGGGACTTTCAAGTGTGGGATATGGATGTCTCTAAGGTCAGTCATATCAATTATGCATTTGCCGATATTTGCTGGGAGGGAAGACATGGAAACCCTGACCCGACAGGTCCCAACCCGCAGACGTGGTCCTGCCAGGATGAAAGCGGAGTGATTGATGTTCCAAATGGATCGATCGTTATGGGGGATCCGTGGATCGATGCACAAAAGTCCAATCCCGGCGATGCTTGGGACGAGCCGATTCGGGGCAACTTTAAACAACTGTTGAAGCTGAAAAAGAGCCATCCTCATTTGAAAACATTCATATCAGTCGGCGGATGGACTTGGTCAAACCGCTTTTCAGATGTTGCGGCAGATCCTCGTGCAAGAGAAAATTTTGCTGCTTCAGCGGTCGATTTTTTAAGAAAATATGGGTTTGATGGCGTTGACCTTGACTGGGAATACCCGGTTAGCGGAGGACTGCCGGGAAACAGCACCCGTCCGGAGGACAAAAGAAACTACACGTTGCTTTTGCAGGATGTACGCGAAAAGCTTGACGCCGCAGAAGCGAAGGATGGCAAGGAATATTTGCTGACGATCGCATCCGGTGCCAGCCCCGAATATGTGAGCAACACTGAATTAGATAAAATTGCTGAAACGGTTGATTGGATTAACATCATGACCTATGACTTTAATGGCGGATGGCAAGGGATAAGCGCCCACAACGCTCCGTTATTCTATGATCCAAAAGCGAAAGAAGCCGGCGTTCCAAACGCTGAAAGCTATAACATTGAAAACACCGTCAAGCGTTACAAGGAAGCCGGTGTCAAAGCGGATAAATTAGTGCTTGGAACACCGTTTTACGGCAGAGGCTGGAGCGGTTGTGAATCTCAAGACAACGGAGAATATCAGAAATGCGGACCGGCTAAAGAAGGGACCTGGGAAAAGGGAGTATTTGATTTTTCAGATCTTGAAAAGAACTACATCAATAAAAACGGTTATAAAAGATATTGGAATGATCGAGCAAAAGTGCCGTTCTTGTACAATGCGGAGAATGGAAACTTCATTACCTACGATGATGAAGAATCCTATGGATACAAAACCGATTTCATTCAAGCAAACGGACTAAGCGGGGCTATGTTTTGGGATTTCAGCGGTGATTCAAATCAGACTTTGCTCAACAAATTAGCAGCCGATTTAGACTTTGTGCCTGACGGCGGCAATCCGGAGCCCCCGACATCCGCCCCGAAAAATGTGCATGTAACAGAAAAAACCGCAACCAGTATCAGCCTGGCATGGGAGGCGCCGAATGCCGGAGCCGATATGACAGAGTATGTCGTGACATATGGAAACAAGTCCGTGTCGGTCAAGGAAACAATGGTGACAATAAGCGATTTAAAGCCGAATACGACCTATTCATTTACAGTGTCAGCAAAGGATGCGGACGGAAAGCTCCATACCGGACCAACGATAGAGGCATCGACAAGCTCAGACCAATCATGTGCATATAACGAATGGAAAGATACCGCCGTCTACACAGGCGGAGATCGTGTCGTTTTTAACGGCAAAGTATACGAAGCGCAGTGGTGGACAAAAGGAGATCAGCCGGATCAGACCGGCGAGTGGGGAGTATGGCGGTTAGTCGGTGATTGCAAATAA